In Brettanomyces bruxellensis chromosome 7, complete sequence, the sequence CAGTTGGTGGAAGGATGTCATTAacaaatatgaaaatagcTTTTTCGGAAGGAAGATGAATGCGGCGTCTAATCACATAGACAAACTGACCCACAGTAAGGTCGGATGGAACAAGATACTTTCTCTTGTCAATTTCTGGAATATCCGACTCTTCCACTTTTTCACAAATGACAGGAACCCTATCCTGGAATTTTGTACGAATTCGAAGCGATTCAGCCTTCCTCTTCTCTGTGGTTAAAAGTTAGTATGAGTAATTCtaaatgataaaataaaataaaaaaaaacaataaaaacaaaaataaaaaagaaagcgcGATAAGGGAAAACTTTAACAGGGCTGATGCCGGATGAGCGAAATGCTCAGTGAAGGGCAAACAACAGAAGCATGATTGGTAAACACAGAATAGATCTGTGATACATCACAATTTGATACCTTGAAATAAATCTTCCGGGCGGCTATATATGGAACTTACCAAAGGGATGCTCGTCTTTGAACTGAGACCTCATGTTCGTGAATTAGGTGTCAAACTTGTATCTGAGGAACGGATGGTATTTTTCACTAACTGATAGGATCAGAATAGACAATTGACTCTTTATTTGATCCAGAAAGTATAGATGCTCTTCAATTGCTTGTATATGCGCGTAATTGACAGATATTCCAACTATCTTGCTAATTATTAGCACTGATGATTTTACTTCTTTGAGAAGTATAATCTGGAAACTTTATTGCCGATATTAGTGTGATACGTCCACAAAAGCACGACAATGTTCTTTAGTAAAAAACACAGTGTAATTGAAATATGTGTGATGGATATGAGATAGCAAAGTCTTTCttagaaattaaaaaagagGAGATTTGATGGGTGGGCATCTGTCCGTTTATATAGCGATGATTATacaggcaaaaaaaaaaaaaaaaaaaacttgaaCAATAAGGAGCACGCATTGTTTTAAATTAGCGTTGATTAGATAAGCTGTTTAGCACACCTAATCGCGAGATCTGCCTCAATCGAAATAGCTAAAAAAGACCACCTGTAGTAGcatattatttcttcaataaaACATTAATATGCgtaaaaaaatgttggAAATACATGTGTAACAGCTTCTGTCATCAAAATGCACTTTGTCAATTAATATCCACTCTCAGTGATAACTCAAGCCTCAAGAAAATGTGTTGCCGATTAAAGCTAGCAAGAAATGTTATCCATCATAATCTAGGTTTGTGGCTATATATCGCattaaaggagaaaataATCATGTTCAACGAGCACCTATTTATCATAATATTGCATTTAGGTTTGCGTTACTCTGTATTAATCCGCCAGAAGATAGGAAATGTAACATAATATTGAGATTATGAGAACTACCACGTAACCAGTCTTATATCCTCTAGGTACGCTTACCTTATCATTATTGTTATCATACACCAATCTAGCTTCATCATCTAAAGGTATACT encodes:
- the ATG8 gene encoding ubiquitin-like protein atg8 (BUSCO:EOG09265BTA); this encodes MRSQFKDEHPFEKRKAESLRIRTKFQDRVPVICEKVEESDIPEIDKRKYLVPSDLTVGQFVYVIRRRIHLPSEKAIFIFVNDILPPTGALMSQIYDQYKDDDGFLYILYSGENTFGNSLGN